In Oreochromis niloticus isolate F11D_XX linkage group LG5, O_niloticus_UMD_NMBU, whole genome shotgun sequence, a single window of DNA contains:
- the aurka gene encoding aurora kinase A isoform X2 — translation MDSTAMHKMPKGTKLQRPEIKSTSDGPKRIPVLQQSQPIQKAVVTPTPHQRVLGVSNGPQRIQRPNVNAATQLKPSTQQNQPKTQAPKPNLTKPQSEPQKPEKPQDKPAKNDHAQTSTSKTRWSLENFDIGRPLGKGKFGNVYLARERQTKFILALKVLFKKQLEKAGVEHQLRREVEIQSHLRHPNILRLYGYFHDASRVYLILEFAPRGELYSELQRCGHFPEDRSATYIMELADALNYCHTKKVIHRDIKPENLLLGGNGELKIADFGWSVHTPSSRRSTLCGTLDYLPPEMIEGKTHDEKVDLWSLGVLCYEFLVGKPPFEAKTHEETYRRISRVEYSYPPQSSISAGAKDLVARLLKHNPMHRLPIQGVLSHPWVVEYSTKKPTTSNSEEPSQ, via the exons ATGGACTCTACTGCTATGCACAAGATGCCAAAAGGCACGAAACTTCAAAGGCCTGAAATTAAG tCAACCAGTGATGGGCCCAAGCGGATTCCTGTATTGCAGCAGTCACAGCCCATTCAGAAGGCTGTAGTCACACCAACACCGCATCAGCGGGTTCTAGGTGTATCAAATGGACCTCAGCGCATTCAGAGGCCT AATGTAAATGCAGCAACACAGCTCAAACCCAGCACCCAGCAAAACCAGCCGAAAACGCAAGCTCCTAAACCAAACCTGACCAAACCCCAGTCGGAACCACAAAAGCCAGAGAAGCCACAGG ACAAACCTGCCAAGAACGATCATGCACAAACTTCTACATCAAA GACACGGTGGAGTCTGGAAAATTTTGACATTGGTCGTCCTTTGGGAAAGGGGAAGTTCGGGAATGTTTACCTGGCCAGGGAGCGACAGACTAAGTTCATCCTGGCCCTGAAGGTGCTCTTCAAAAAGCAACTGGAGAAGGCTGGGGTGGAGCACCAGCTGAGGAGAGAAGTGGAGATCCAGTCTCACCTCAG GCATCCGAACATCCTGCGACTCTATGGCTACTTTCACGATGCCTCTCGTGTGTACCTCATTCTGGAGTTTGCACCCAGGGGAGAGCTGTACAGCGAGCTCCAGCGCTGTGGACATTTTCCCGAGGACAGAAGCGCCACG TACATCATGGAGTTAGCGGATGCCCTCAACTATTGCCACACCAAAAAGGTGATCCACAGGGACATCAAACCAGAGAACCTGTTACTGGGGGGCAATGGGGAGCTCAAGATCGCGGATTTCGGCTGGTCTGTTCACACCCCGTCCTCCAG gaGGTCCACTCTGTGTGGGACACTGGACTACTTGCCTCCAGAGATGATTGAGGGGAAAACTCATGACGAGAAAGTGGACCTGTGGAGTCTCGGGGTCCTTTGCTACGAGTTCCTGGTTGGAAAACCCCCATTTGAAGCAAAAACCCATGAGGAGACCTACCGCAGGATTTCAAGG GTGGAGTACTCTTACCCACCACAGTCCAGTATCAGTGCTGGAGCTAAAGACTTGGTTGCCAGGCTGCTGAAGCACAACCCTATGCACAGACTGCCCATCCAGGGAGTCCTGTCCCACCCCTGGGTGGTCGAGTACTCAACCAAGAAGCCAACAACCTCGAACAGTGAAGAGCCCAGCCAGTGA
- the aurka gene encoding aurora kinase A isoform X1, whose amino-acid sequence MDSTAMHKMPKGTKLQRPEIKSTSDGPKRIPVLQQSQPIQKAVVTPTPHQRVLGVSNGPQRIQRPVSHQKPVSNLPVTVKSTHPADQNVNPATQNVNAATQLKPSTQQNQPKTQAPKPNLTKPQSEPQKPEKPQDKPAKNDHAQTSTSKTRWSLENFDIGRPLGKGKFGNVYLARERQTKFILALKVLFKKQLEKAGVEHQLRREVEIQSHLRHPNILRLYGYFHDASRVYLILEFAPRGELYSELQRCGHFPEDRSATYIMELADALNYCHTKKVIHRDIKPENLLLGGNGELKIADFGWSVHTPSSRRSTLCGTLDYLPPEMIEGKTHDEKVDLWSLGVLCYEFLVGKPPFEAKTHEETYRRISRVEYSYPPQSSISAGAKDLVARLLKHNPMHRLPIQGVLSHPWVVEYSTKKPTTSNSEEPSQ is encoded by the exons ATGGACTCTACTGCTATGCACAAGATGCCAAAAGGCACGAAACTTCAAAGGCCTGAAATTAAG tCAACCAGTGATGGGCCCAAGCGGATTCCTGTATTGCAGCAGTCACAGCCCATTCAGAAGGCTGTAGTCACACCAACACCGCATCAGCGGGTTCTAGGTGTATCAAATGGACCTCAGCGCATTCAGAGGCCTGTGAGTCATCAGAAACCAGTGTCAAACCTGCCCGTTACTGTCAAGTCCACACACCCTGCTGATCAGAATGTGAACCCCGCTACTCAGAATGTAAATGCAGCAACACAGCTCAAACCCAGCACCCAGCAAAACCAGCCGAAAACGCAAGCTCCTAAACCAAACCTGACCAAACCCCAGTCGGAACCACAAAAGCCAGAGAAGCCACAGG ACAAACCTGCCAAGAACGATCATGCACAAACTTCTACATCAAA GACACGGTGGAGTCTGGAAAATTTTGACATTGGTCGTCCTTTGGGAAAGGGGAAGTTCGGGAATGTTTACCTGGCCAGGGAGCGACAGACTAAGTTCATCCTGGCCCTGAAGGTGCTCTTCAAAAAGCAACTGGAGAAGGCTGGGGTGGAGCACCAGCTGAGGAGAGAAGTGGAGATCCAGTCTCACCTCAG GCATCCGAACATCCTGCGACTCTATGGCTACTTTCACGATGCCTCTCGTGTGTACCTCATTCTGGAGTTTGCACCCAGGGGAGAGCTGTACAGCGAGCTCCAGCGCTGTGGACATTTTCCCGAGGACAGAAGCGCCACG TACATCATGGAGTTAGCGGATGCCCTCAACTATTGCCACACCAAAAAGGTGATCCACAGGGACATCAAACCAGAGAACCTGTTACTGGGGGGCAATGGGGAGCTCAAGATCGCGGATTTCGGCTGGTCTGTTCACACCCCGTCCTCCAG gaGGTCCACTCTGTGTGGGACACTGGACTACTTGCCTCCAGAGATGATTGAGGGGAAAACTCATGACGAGAAAGTGGACCTGTGGAGTCTCGGGGTCCTTTGCTACGAGTTCCTGGTTGGAAAACCCCCATTTGAAGCAAAAACCCATGAGGAGACCTACCGCAGGATTTCAAGG GTGGAGTACTCTTACCCACCACAGTCCAGTATCAGTGCTGGAGCTAAAGACTTGGTTGCCAGGCTGCTGAAGCACAACCCTATGCACAGACTGCCCATCCAGGGAGTCCTGTCCCACCCCTGGGTGGTCGAGTACTCAACCAAGAAGCCAACAACCTCGAACAGTGAAGAGCCCAGCCAGTGA
- the prelid3b gene encoding PRELI domain containing protein 3B, whose translation MKIWTSEHIFNHPWEMVIKAAMQKYPNPMNPSVVGVDVLDREIDTQGRLHSKRLLSTEWGLPSIVKSLVGNARTYTYVQEQSVIDPKEKTFELQSSNITFTNMVSVDEKLTYKPHPEDPEKTILTQEALISVKGVSLSSYLEGVMASTISTNAGKGREAVEWVIRRLNTEIEELAATARGTIRTPMAAAVTEK comes from the exons ATGAAGATCTGGACATCAGAGCACATATTCAA CCATCCTTGGGAGATGGTGATTAAAGCTGCTATGCAGAAGTACCCAAACCCCATGAACCCCAGTGTGGTTGGGGTGGATGTTCTGGACAGAGAAATTGACACACAAGGACGCCTCCACAGTAAAAGACTGCTCAGCACAGAGTGGGGGCTTCCATCCATAGTGAAATCT CTCGTTGGTAACGCACGAACATACACGTATGTTCAGGAACAATCAGTTATTGATCCCAAAGAGAAGACTTTTGAACTTCAGTCCTCAAAT atcacattcacaaacatgGTATCTGTGGATGAAAAGTTAACATATAAACCACACCCTGAAGATCCAGAAAA AACAATATTGACCCAGGAGGCTCTCATCTCTGTGAAAGGGGTCAGTCTCAGCAGCTACCTGGAGGGAGTTATGGCCAGCACCATCTCTACTAATGCTGGAAAA GGCCGTGAAGCCGTGGAGTGGGTTATCAGGCGACTGAATACAGAAATCGAGGAGCTGGCAGCCACAGCACGTGGGACCATACGCACCCCAATGGCTGCTGCGGTCACAGAGAAATGA